One window of Oscillibacter hominis genomic DNA carries:
- a CDS encoding TRAP transporter large permease, with translation MVAVIMFALLILLVVVGAPVSMAMAISALCAILFCGLDPVIIPSLISGGISSYTLMAVPFFIFLGNVMNSGGITHRIFDWCEALVGHIKGGLAQVNIISSVIFAGISGTAVADSAGLGMVEIEAMKKKDYDVPFSIGITVASSLLGPIIPPSVVLLVFASLANVSPGKLFMAGVLPGVLLAGILMICVYIMCARGKVKCPEPEPFSARHLWDATKHSIFALLCPAILLLGISTGFATATEVGIIGCVYSIFVSIIYRTFSLKGLLQALKDTLMSSASIMFLMGIGNVLAWIMTKEQVPQSITKALTGMTDNKYIVLLIIMAILLFLGCFMDGTSIQLVMVPILVPIANAFGIDLILLGVVVALAVTIGAATPPVGVCLFVLSSVTGESLETVVRGTKPFYFPILFALLAVAFIAPLSTWLPSILA, from the coding sequence ATGGTTGCCGTGATTATGTTTGCACTGCTGATTTTGCTGGTTGTGGTGGGCGCACCGGTCTCCATGGCCATGGCGATCTCAGCGCTCTGCGCGATTTTGTTCTGTGGGCTGGACCCCGTCATCATTCCCAGTCTCATTTCCGGCGGCATCAGCAGCTATACGCTGATGGCTGTGCCCTTTTTCATCTTCTTAGGCAACGTGATGAACAGCGGCGGCATTACCCACCGCATTTTCGACTGGTGCGAGGCCCTGGTGGGCCACATCAAAGGCGGGTTGGCCCAGGTGAACATCATCTCCTCCGTGATCTTCGCCGGCATTTCCGGCACGGCCGTGGCCGACTCCGCGGGGCTTGGCATGGTGGAGATCGAAGCCATGAAGAAAAAGGACTATGACGTTCCATTTTCCATCGGGATTACCGTGGCCTCCTCGCTCCTGGGGCCCATCATCCCGCCCAGCGTGGTGCTGCTGGTGTTTGCCTCCCTGGCCAACGTGTCGCCCGGTAAGCTGTTTATGGCAGGTGTGCTGCCCGGTGTGCTGCTGGCCGGCATTTTGATGATCTGCGTGTACATCATGTGCGCCCGGGGCAAAGTGAAGTGCCCGGAACCTGAGCCGTTCAGTGCCAGGCACCTTTGGGATGCAACAAAACACAGCATTTTTGCCCTGTTGTGTCCGGCGATTCTGCTGCTTGGCATCTCCACCGGCTTTGCAACCGCCACAGAGGTGGGCATCATCGGCTGCGTGTACTCCATCTTTGTCAGCATCATCTACAGGACCTTTTCCCTCAAGGGGCTGCTCCAGGCTTTGAAGGATACCCTCATGTCCTCCGCCTCCATCATGTTCCTCATGGGCATCGGCAACGTGCTGGCCTGGATCATGACAAAGGAGCAGGTGCCCCAGTCCATCACCAAGGCTCTGACCGGCATGACGGACAACAAATACATTGTGCTGCTGATTATCATGGCTATTTTGTTGTTTTTGGGCTGCTTTATGGACGGAACCTCCATCCAGCTGGTCATGGTGCCCATCCTGGTGCCCATTGCCAACGCCTTTGGCATTGACCTGATTCTCCTGGGCGTGGTGGTGGCCCTGGCTGTCACCATCGGCGCGGCCACACCGCCTGTGGGCGTGTGCCTCTTTGTACTCAGCTCTGTGACGGGCGAATCCCTGGAAACTGTGGTGCGGGGTACGAAGCCCTTCTATTTTCCCATTCTGTTTGCCCTGCTGGCGGTGGCGTTCATTGCCCCGCTGAGCACTTGGCTGCCGAGCATCTTGGCATAG
- the glpK gene encoding glycerol kinase GlpK: protein MARRLYLGLDQGTTGTTAILFDEHWRLVGRGYQEIRQYYPRAGWVEHDPEEIWYSALSAVRQAMNAAGAVPRDIRCLGLDHEGESVVVWEKTTGKPVYPAIVWQDRRTAAYADSLKADYESAIREKTGLLIDPYFSATKLKWILDRVDLDRSASKNGRLLAGTMDVWLNWKLTGGKFLRTDASTASRTMLYHLQKGAWDWDILDLMGLAPCILPEIGDSAAYFGETDPEAFLDICCPITGVMVDQQAALLGQACIAPGTVKTTYGTGCFMLMNSGETPVLSESGLLTTVAWQLDGKRTYALDGGIYIAGAATQWLRDGAGIISDASQTEGMALRAGGNGGLYFVPSFTGLAAPYWDSYARGMMIGITGGTSQDHIVRATLESTAYQVKDVLDVMARDSGVPITVMRCDGGSTCNRFLMQFQADILNIPLEIPEISDTTALGAAYMAAIGVGDFSSLWEAADHWKRRCRYEPTMSADQRQSLLHHWHRAVERARNWAE from the coding sequence ATGGCAAGAAGACTATATCTGGGCCTGGACCAGGGCACCACAGGCACCACCGCCATTCTCTTTGACGAGCACTGGCGCCTGGTTGGCAGAGGGTATCAGGAAATCAGGCAGTACTATCCCCGTGCCGGCTGGGTGGAGCACGACCCGGAGGAGATCTGGTACTCTGCCCTGTCCGCCGTCCGCCAGGCCATGAACGCGGCCGGAGCCGTCCCCCGGGATATTCGCTGCCTGGGACTAGACCATGAGGGCGAGTCAGTGGTGGTGTGGGAGAAAACCACCGGGAAGCCGGTCTATCCCGCCATTGTCTGGCAGGATCGGCGCACCGCCGCCTATGCTGATTCCCTGAAGGCGGACTATGAATCGGCGATCCGGGAAAAGACCGGGCTTCTGATTGATCCCTATTTCAGCGCCACCAAGTTAAAGTGGATTCTGGACCGGGTGGATTTGGACCGCTCTGCATCCAAAAACGGCCGCCTGCTTGCGGGGACCATGGACGTCTGGCTGAACTGGAAGCTGACCGGAGGTAAGTTCCTGCGCACCGATGCCTCCACCGCCTCACGCACCATGCTCTACCACCTGCAAAAAGGTGCCTGGGACTGGGATATCCTGGATCTGATGGGCCTTGCGCCCTGCATTCTGCCGGAAATCGGAGACAGCGCCGCCTATTTCGGCGAGACAGACCCGGAAGCGTTTCTTGACATCTGCTGCCCCATCACCGGTGTGATGGTGGATCAGCAGGCAGCCCTGCTTGGCCAGGCATGCATTGCACCGGGCACCGTCAAAACCACCTATGGCACCGGCTGCTTCATGCTGATGAACTCCGGTGAAACGCCGGTCTTGTCTGAAAGCGGCCTGCTGACCACCGTTGCCTGGCAGCTTGACGGCAAGCGCACCTATGCCTTGGACGGCGGAATCTACATAGCCGGCGCCGCCACCCAGTGGCTCCGGGACGGGGCCGGGATCATCTCCGACGCCTCTCAGACAGAGGGAATGGCCCTGAGGGCAGGCGGCAACGGCGGACTCTATTTCGTCCCCTCCTTCACCGGCCTGGCTGCGCCTTACTGGGACTCATACGCCCGGGGCATGATGATCGGCATCACCGGCGGCACCAGCCAGGACCACATTGTGCGGGCCACTTTGGAATCCACCGCTTACCAGGTAAAGGACGTACTGGATGTGATGGCCCGGGACTCCGGAGTCCCCATCACCGTCATGCGCTGCGATGGAGGCTCCACCTGCAACCGCTTTTTGATGCAGTTTCAAGCTGACATTTTGAATATTCCCCTGGAAATTCCGGAGATTTCAGATACCACCGCCTTGGGGGCTGCCTATATGGCGGCGATCGGCGTTGGAGACTTCTCCTCTCTATGGGAAGCGGCCGACCATTGGAAGCGCAGATGCCGCTATGAACCCACCATGAGCGCAGATCAGCGCCAATCCCTGCTCCACCACTGGCACCGTGCGGTGGAGCGCGCCCGGAACTGGGCCGAATAA
- a CDS encoding immunoglobulin-like domain-containing protein: MKRFLALWLTAGLAIWLTGCVTAPPVEVGLKESPYGKQDPGEAFALSAEWPVYDPSVDEVTLFLDNLTGEDAVSSGAFELEVSIDGSWCQLEERESALWPEEALSIPAGETAALRCRLSNFDLAGIKEGTFRIVTELGGQYYTAEFAIGESPITADTPYGFLPLEELSRDYRPEDGDGCLISGPQGVENGEAMDAFLKKVSLGVPCQLRVVHAPTEGGVVLTDVIYEPVNGMNRFLWRCDATRDQGDGLAAGIAENTYSFLVSDGSDISLSNWSSWAESHAERDVSILWGEAARPWITHVEELGGGVDCTYRVWNQEGTASAGLTGENLTFFFQTGEKGAIQLLNDAPEGFERIEEITWANQHTQWLEQEGIQIDENTLLLISNEYDAKHYYAIYDIDAEALQSYVLY, translated from the coding sequence ATGAAGCGGTTCCTTGCCCTTTGGCTGACGGCGGGTCTTGCGATTTGGCTGACAGGCTGCGTTACAGCCCCCCCGGTGGAAGTCGGCCTAAAGGAGAGCCCCTATGGAAAGCAGGATCCGGGAGAGGCGTTCGCCCTCTCTGCCGAGTGGCCGGTCTACGACCCGTCGGTGGATGAGGTCACGCTATTCCTGGACAACCTGACCGGGGAGGACGCAGTGTCCAGCGGGGCCTTTGAACTGGAAGTATCCATTGACGGAAGCTGGTGTCAGTTGGAGGAGCGCGAATCAGCCCTTTGGCCGGAGGAGGCCTTGTCCATTCCCGCCGGGGAAACCGCGGCACTGCGATGCCGCCTCTCCAATTTCGACCTGGCCGGTATCAAAGAAGGAACTTTCCGCATAGTCACGGAATTGGGCGGTCAGTACTACACCGCAGAATTTGCCATAGGCGAAAGCCCCATCACCGCCGATACGCCCTACGGCTTCCTTCCGCTGGAGGAGTTGAGCCGGGACTATAGGCCGGAGGATGGGGACGGCTGCCTCATCAGCGGCCCCCAGGGTGTGGAAAACGGGGAGGCCATGGACGCATTCTTGAAAAAAGTGAGCCTTGGCGTCCCCTGCCAGCTGCGGGTGGTACATGCGCCTACCGAAGGCGGAGTGGTGCTCACGGACGTGATCTATGAGCCGGTGAACGGTATGAACCGGTTTTTATGGCGCTGTGACGCAACCCGCGATCAAGGGGACGGCCTGGCCGCCGGGATTGCAGAAAACACCTACAGCTTCTTAGTGTCCGACGGTAGCGATATCTCCCTGAGCAATTGGAGCAGCTGGGCGGAGTCGCACGCCGAGCGGGACGTGTCCATCCTCTGGGGCGAGGCGGCCCGCCCCTGGATCACCCATGTGGAGGAGCTGGGTGGCGGGGTTGACTGTACTTACCGGGTCTGGAATCAGGAGGGCACCGCCAGCGCCGGGCTGACGGGAGAGAATCTGACCTTCTTCTTCCAGACCGGGGAAAAGGGGGCAATCCAGCTGCTCAACGATGCTCCGGAGGGGTTTGAGCGCATCGAGGAGATCACCTGGGCCAATCAGCACACCCAATGGCTGGAGCAGGAGGGCATCCAGATTGATGAAAACACCCTGCTGCTCATCAGCAACGAGTATGACGCCAAACATTACTATGCCATTTATGACATCGATGCGGAAGCGCTGCAATCCTATGTCTTATATTGA
- a CDS encoding TetR/AcrR family transcriptional regulator — MMKSAGLREQLLSAAEKLFAEQGYANTTVDQIVEAAGCSKSTFYHYFEAKEELACTPDLYDYAYEQWYETAKDTDENAISKLHALNRVFLSKLEQTYDLDRASATCRFEVSTKNRGSYIGSNRSYNRIIRTLIKEGQAKGEIRGDVSFVELAKIYSLLERGIIFDWCISGGTYSFMEFGTRSMDILLRGYLPVEH; from the coding sequence ATGATGAAATCTGCAGGCTTGAGGGAACAGCTTTTGTCGGCAGCGGAGAAGCTTTTTGCAGAGCAGGGCTATGCAAATACTACCGTGGACCAGATTGTTGAAGCGGCTGGGTGCTCCAAGAGCACCTTTTACCACTATTTCGAGGCCAAGGAAGAGCTGGCCTGTACGCCGGACCTATACGACTATGCCTATGAGCAATGGTATGAAACCGCCAAGGACACCGACGAAAACGCCATTTCCAAGCTTCATGCGCTCAACCGCGTGTTCCTCTCCAAATTGGAACAGACCTACGATCTGGACCGGGCCTCCGCCACCTGCCGGTTTGAAGTCTCCACAAAAAACCGGGGAAGCTATATCGGCAGCAACCGCTCCTATAACCGCATCATCCGCACGCTGATCAAAGAGGGCCAGGCCAAAGGCGAAATCCGCGGCGATGTTTCGTTTGTAGAGCTGGCTAAAATCTACAGCCTCTTGGAGCGGGGCATCATCTTTGACTGGTGCATCTCCGGCGGGACCTATTCCTTTATGGAATTCGGCACCCGCTCCATGGATATCCTTTTGAGGGGCTATCTGCCGGTGGAACACTAA
- a CDS encoding RraA family protein, which translates to MEWTQELADRFMKVDPAQIGHYVKSGYMNTNIKPVVKDFKVVGPAVTVRITGDSNLMLYYAAEHAPKGSVLVVDRGGEPMHACCGDGCALNAQCQGVAGIVIDGPACDSAGIERVGLPVFATGLSVLTTTIVEDHKATFNEPIQCGGVVVNPGDIVFGNAEGVLVMKPEECEQLLEHAEAGDKLEQEPGGMFDSFRAGKKMSDFFPIIHDALKMNGMDDPAGWVNRK; encoded by the coding sequence ATGGAATGGACTCAGGAACTCGCAGACCGCTTTATGAAGGTGGATCCCGCACAGATCGGACACTATGTCAAAAGCGGCTACATGAACACCAACATCAAACCCGTGGTAAAAGATTTTAAGGTCGTCGGCCCCGCCGTCACGGTCCGCATAACCGGAGACAGCAACCTGATGCTTTATTATGCCGCTGAGCACGCGCCCAAAGGCTCCGTCCTCGTGGTGGACCGGGGCGGCGAGCCCATGCATGCCTGCTGCGGCGACGGCTGCGCCCTCAACGCGCAGTGCCAGGGAGTGGCCGGCATTGTGATCGACGGCCCTGCCTGCGACTCCGCCGGCATCGAGCGGGTGGGCCTGCCCGTCTTTGCGACCGGCCTCTCCGTCCTGACCACCACCATTGTGGAGGATCACAAAGCTACCTTCAATGAGCCCATCCAGTGCGGAGGCGTTGTGGTCAACCCCGGCGACATTGTGTTCGGTAATGCCGAGGGTGTTTTGGTGATGAAGCCTGAGGAGTGCGAGCAGCTTTTGGAGCACGCAGAGGCCGGGGACAAGCTGGAGCAGGAGCCCGGTGGCATGTTTGACAGCTTCCGCGCCGGTAAAAAGATGTCCGATTTCTTCCCCATCATCCACGATGCGCTGAAGATGAACGGCATGGACGACCCCGCGGGCTGGGTCAACCGGAAATAA
- a CDS encoding TRAP transporter substrate-binding protein, with product MKKTLAMFLAAAMACSLLLTGCGNSDSGSASASGSAPSSGSSGDTIVLSCATKVAEDSFEGKTYQYFADLVKEYTNGSVEVQIYPSEQLGDSTTTVNNMQLGTIDMYIEGSTFYSGYGVDVLFTTSPFLMTEWEDYLELVTGEFGDLQMQQMEKAGFKMLCSDRSWQRGPYYVTCSTKPINSLDDLKAIKLRSADSAAFMNAMSFLGVSTTVVNYSECYMALQQGTVEAVNCPVSNVESMAFYEVGPYVTYMNCYPQELWPVMNLDKFNSLTGEQQEALVKAANDAAAYSNEELYTFTDEMIARVESDGAEFNMDFDCGVIQDALHDYYVGEAAKGNIPELVAQFLGLL from the coding sequence ATGAAAAAGACTCTTGCGATGTTTTTGGCAGCGGCCATGGCCTGCTCGCTCCTGCTGACCGGATGCGGCAACTCTGATTCGGGCAGTGCAAGCGCGTCCGGTTCCGCCCCCTCTTCCGGTTCCTCCGGCGACACCATCGTCCTCTCCTGCGCCACCAAGGTGGCGGAAGACAGCTTTGAAGGCAAGACCTACCAGTATTTTGCTGACCTGGTCAAGGAGTACACAAACGGCTCCGTGGAGGTCCAGATCTATCCCAGCGAGCAGTTGGGCGACAGCACCACCACCGTCAACAACATGCAGCTGGGCACCATCGACATGTACATAGAGGGCTCCACCTTCTACTCCGGCTATGGAGTGGATGTGCTCTTTACCACAAGCCCCTTCCTGATGACCGAGTGGGAGGACTACCTGGAACTGGTCACCGGTGAGTTCGGCGATCTGCAGATGCAGCAGATGGAGAAGGCGGGCTTTAAGATGCTCTGCTCCGACAGAAGCTGGCAGCGCGGCCCCTACTATGTCACCTGCTCCACCAAGCCCATCAACAGCCTGGATGATCTGAAGGCCATCAAGCTCCGCTCCGCCGATTCCGCCGCCTTCATGAATGCCATGAGCTTCTTGGGCGTCTCCACCACGGTGGTCAACTACTCCGAGTGCTACATGGCGCTGCAGCAGGGCACCGTGGAGGCGGTGAACTGCCCGGTATCCAACGTGGAGTCCATGGCCTTCTATGAAGTAGGCCCCTATGTCACCTACATGAACTGCTATCCCCAGGAGCTGTGGCCTGTGATGAATCTGGATAAATTCAACAGCCTGACCGGCGAGCAGCAGGAGGCGCTGGTAAAGGCCGCCAACGATGCGGCTGCCTATTCCAACGAGGAGCTCTACACTTTTACGGATGAGATGATCGCTCGCGTGGAGAGCGATGGCGCAGAGTTCAACATGGACTTTGACTGCGGCGTGATTCAGGATGCCCTTCATGACTACTATGTCGGGGAGGCGGCCAAGGGAAACATCCCCGAGCTGGTCGCGCAGTTCCTGGGGCTGCTGTAA
- a CDS encoding TRAP transporter small permease, with the protein MKTIKKLYGWIVELESGIALFLLALAIVLNAYEIFQRNFLGKSFIWIQEYSTLMLLWFALLGMCKIVYEHQDIYVDLFVKKFPKGLQRVIDVIVYALVTAFMAVAILYTWKLFLSQEGNYTIVAAYPLQLRSLALLIGFVTMGLKNCASFVEGVIGLFRKDGEGGAD; encoded by the coding sequence ATGAAAACGATAAAAAAACTATACGGCTGGATCGTGGAGCTTGAGAGCGGCATCGCGCTGTTCCTGCTGGCCCTGGCCATCGTTCTCAACGCCTACGAAATTTTCCAGCGCAACTTCCTGGGGAAATCCTTCATCTGGATCCAGGAGTACAGCACGCTGATGCTGTTGTGGTTCGCCCTGTTGGGCATGTGTAAAATTGTCTATGAGCACCAGGACATCTATGTGGACCTGTTCGTAAAGAAGTTCCCCAAGGGGCTTCAGAGGGTGATCGATGTGATCGTTTACGCCCTTGTGACGGCTTTCATGGCTGTGGCCATTCTCTACACTTGGAAACTCTTCCTCTCACAGGAGGGGAATTACACCATCGTCGCCGCCTATCCGCTCCAGCTGCGCTCGCTGGCGCTGCTGATCGGGTTTGTCACGATGGGCCTGAAAAACTGCGCGTCCTTTGTAGAGGGCGTGATCGGACTGTTCCGGAAGGATGGGGAAGGAGGCGCTGACTGA
- the glpK gene encoding glycerol kinase GlpK has translation MHECYYLGLDQGTTGTTAILFDRQWNAVSRGYEQIPLLYPRSGWVEHDARAVWTSVLSSTAQALSQIGAEASSIRCIGLNHEGESVVVWDKLTGEPIYNTIVWQDRRTAHYADSLTDQYNGLVRGKTGLMIDSYFSATKLKWILDHAEGAGELAAKGRLLAGTMDSWIIWKMTHGRTHVTDASTASRTMLFNLESGDWDQELLDLFELDRSLLPEVCDSAAVYAWTDPLDFLGAQIPISGILVDQQAALVGQACVQPGMVKTTYGTGCFMLMNTGETPVFSESGLLPTVAWQLSGKRTYALDGGVYITGGATRWLQESLNLVEDPRDTEPLALQVPDNGGVYFVPAFTGLAAPHWDSYASGMVIGITGGTRKAHIVRAALEATCYQVRDVLDVMCRDSNVPITAMRCNGRATANRFLMQFQSDILDLPLEIPEHADTTAFGSAFMGALGLGEFESIGDAAQLWRSEHRFEPRMDASRREHLLYHWHRAVERSKYWRED, from the coding sequence ATGCACGAATGCTATTATCTTGGCCTGGATCAAGGCACCACCGGCACTACGGCCATCCTTTTTGACAGGCAGTGGAACGCCGTCTCCCGTGGCTATGAGCAGATTCCCCTCCTCTATCCCCGCAGCGGATGGGTGGAGCACGACGCCAGGGCCGTCTGGACTTCCGTGCTCTCCTCCACCGCCCAGGCCCTGTCCCAAATCGGAGCGGAGGCCAGTTCCATCCGCTGCATCGGCCTGAACCACGAGGGCGAGTCGGTGGTGGTGTGGGACAAGCTGACCGGCGAGCCCATCTACAACACCATCGTCTGGCAGGACAGGCGCACCGCCCACTATGCCGATTCCCTCACGGACCAGTACAACGGCCTGGTGCGCGGAAAAACCGGGCTGATGATCGACTCTTACTTCAGCGCTACCAAGCTGAAATGGATTTTGGATCACGCGGAGGGCGCAGGGGAGCTGGCGGCCAAAGGCCGTTTGCTGGCGGGCACCATGGACAGCTGGATCATTTGGAAAATGACCCATGGCCGCACCCACGTCACCGATGCCTCCACCGCCTCCCGCACCATGCTCTTCAACCTGGAAAGCGGAGACTGGGACCAGGAGCTGCTGGACCTCTTTGAACTGGACCGTTCCCTTCTTCCTGAGGTTTGCGACAGCGCCGCGGTCTATGCCTGGACTGATCCATTGGATTTCCTTGGGGCTCAGATCCCCATTTCCGGCATCCTGGTGGATCAGCAGGCAGCATTGGTGGGCCAGGCCTGCGTCCAGCCCGGTATGGTGAAAACCACCTACGGCACCGGCTGTTTCATGTTGATGAACACGGGCGAAACGCCGGTCTTTTCTGAAAGCGGGCTGCTGCCTACCGTGGCCTGGCAGCTCTCCGGCAAGCGCACCTACGCCCTGGACGGCGGCGTTTACATCACCGGCGGCGCCACCAGATGGCTCCAGGAATCGCTGAACCTGGTGGAGGATCCCCGGGACACGGAACCCCTGGCCCTTCAGGTGCCGGACAACGGCGGTGTCTATTTTGTTCCCGCCTTCACCGGCCTGGCCGCGCCCCACTGGGACTCCTATGCCTCCGGCATGGTGATCGGCATCACCGGCGGCACCCGGAAGGCCCACATCGTCCGGGCCGCCCTGGAGGCCACCTGTTACCAGGTCCGGGACGTGTTGGACGTGATGTGCCGGGATTCCAACGTGCCCATCACCGCCATGCGCTGCAACGGCCGGGCCACCGCCAACCGGTTTTTGATGCAGTTTCAATCCGATATTCTGGACCTTCCCCTGGAGATTCCGGAGCATGCTGACACCACTGCCTTCGGCTCCGCCTTTATGGGCGCTCTGGGCCTCGGGGAATTTGAGAGTATCGGCGACGCGGCACAGCTCTGGCGCAGCGAGCACCGCTTTGAGCCCCGGATGGATGCCTCTCGGCGGGAGCACCTCTTGTACCACTGGCACCGGGCTGTGGAGCGATCCAAGTATTGGCGTGAAGATTAA
- a CDS encoding carbon-nitrogen hydrolase family protein, whose product MKKLIKVAICQRGATGATPQENLEKSLEMVERAAEGMPGLDLILLPECNNFLAHSREEFQRIAEPIPGPYTDAMAELAKKLHVNLLPGSITEQAEGGKVRNTAAFIDRQGNLLGKYAKIHLFDALGYKESDNMEAGSETCVLDTDFGRVGIQLCYDCRFPELARTLVLDGADILCIMAMFPGGNPLPPRTDHWDTLIDAMALQNQTWVCAANQYGLVGGEHPFGRSRVVDPWGTPVAVAGNHEDIIYATLDMEYQNACKESMGGLNNRRPDVYHN is encoded by the coding sequence ATGAAGAAATTAATTAAAGTTGCCATCTGCCAGCGTGGAGCCACCGGCGCCACGCCCCAGGAAAACCTGGAGAAGTCGTTGGAGATGGTTGAGCGGGCGGCGGAGGGAATGCCGGGCCTGGATCTGATCCTGCTGCCGGAGTGCAACAACTTCCTGGCCCATTCCAGGGAGGAGTTCCAGCGGATTGCGGAGCCCATTCCCGGCCCCTACACCGACGCCATGGCGGAGCTTGCAAAAAAGCTGCATGTCAACCTGCTGCCCGGCAGCATCACCGAGCAGGCGGAGGGAGGCAAGGTCCGCAACACCGCGGCTTTCATCGACCGCCAGGGCAATCTATTAGGCAAGTACGCCAAAATCCACCTCTTTGACGCCTTGGGCTACAAAGAGTCTGACAACATGGAGGCGGGCAGCGAGACCTGTGTACTGGATACGGATTTTGGCCGGGTGGGCATCCAGCTGTGTTACGACTGCCGCTTTCCGGAGCTGGCCCGTACATTGGTGCTGGACGGCGCGGATATCCTGTGCATCATGGCCATGTTCCCAGGAGGAAACCCTCTGCCGCCCCGGACGGATCACTGGGATACGCTGATCGACGCCATGGCCCTGCAGAACCAGACCTGGGTCTGTGCCGCCAATCAGTATGGCCTTGTGGGCGGGGAGCATCCCTTTGGCCGCAGCCGCGTGGTGGACCCCTGGGGCACGCCCGTGGCCGTCGCAGGGAACCACGAGGACATCATCTACGCCACGCTGGATATGGAGTACCAGAATGCCTGCAAGGAGAGCATGGGCGGGCTCAACAACCGCCGGCCAGACGTGTACCACAATTGA
- the trhA gene encoding PAQR family membrane homeostasis protein TrhA, whose amino-acid sequence MIKLFQNAQDPVSCGTHAFGAVLALLGGFLLLARAVNGGGSAMAVSAAMCFCLSMIALYSASAVYHFYPGDITSGGVKRVLRKMDHSMIYVLIAGSYTPFSLVLLPQPKGRRFCLVLWGVAIAGILLKLLWINAPRVLSTLIYLIMGWAVVFVAKDFLTIGQPCLTLIALGGLCYSTGAVFYAVKRPNLSAEWTFHEFFHLLILAGSFFHYLAVYFYVL is encoded by the coding sequence ATGATTAAATTGTTTCAAAATGCACAGGACCCGGTCAGCTGCGGGACCCACGCTTTTGGCGCGGTGCTTGCGCTGTTAGGGGGGTTTTTACTTTTGGCGCGTGCGGTGAACGGCGGCGGCTCCGCCATGGCTGTTTCGGCTGCCATGTGCTTTTGCCTCTCCATGATCGCGCTGTACTCAGCCAGTGCGGTGTACCATTTTTACCCTGGCGACATCACCAGCGGAGGCGTCAAGCGGGTGCTGCGGAAAATGGATCACAGTATGATCTATGTCCTCATTGCGGGCAGCTATACGCCCTTTTCCCTGGTGCTGCTGCCTCAGCCCAAGGGCCGGCGGTTCTGCCTGGTGCTTTGGGGCGTGGCCATTGCGGGTATTTTGCTCAAGCTGCTCTGGATCAACGCGCCCCGGGTGCTGTCCACGCTCATCTATCTCATCATGGGGTGGGCCGTTGTCTTTGTGGCAAAGGATTTTCTGACCATAGGACAGCCCTGCCTGACGCTGATCGCCCTGGGCGGGCTGTGCTATTCGACGGGTGCGGTGTTCTATGCCGTCAAGCGGCCCAACCTCTCCGCGGAGTGGACGTTTCATGAGTTCTTCCATCTGCTGATCCTGGCCGGATCCTTTTTCCACTACCTGGCCGTGTATTTTTACGTGCTGTAA
- a CDS encoding helix-turn-helix domain-containing protein gives MSLYISNKQLSKTESTSQPPVLLGAPRLRLQRRVFSQDYEFSRLLLDAFELVNPEFGELAYPLLPYSGFLAVFLFGDMISSASLCGPITALKKLTLPPRSRAYCVRLRPGTAGWLTDACASEFTDRSASLLPFMENPSGFVSSLRRGESFHERNVLLGRQLSACKASQYIPPAQVSRCINLILSERGVIKVSAVAQAAGCSERYLNRIFQERVGVSTKLFCELTQLQFSLHTIVTTKPKSLLSTAIACGYFDQTHMNRSYRKFLDCTASDIRYWDGGSVNLRRVDSIL, from the coding sequence ATGTCTCTTTATATCAGTAACAAGCAGTTATCCAAAACTGAATCCACTTCCCAGCCCCCTGTTCTGTTGGGAGCGCCCAGGCTGCGGCTGCAGCGCAGGGTGTTTTCGCAGGACTACGAGTTCAGCCGCCTGCTGCTGGATGCCTTTGAGCTGGTGAATCCGGAGTTTGGTGAGCTGGCCTATCCCCTGCTGCCCTACAGCGGTTTTCTGGCTGTGTTCCTCTTTGGGGACATGATTTCCAGCGCCAGCCTCTGCGGCCCCATCACCGCTTTGAAAAAGCTGACGCTTCCGCCCCGCTCCAGGGCTTACTGCGTCCGGCTGCGCCCCGGCACCGCCGGATGGCTGACTGACGCCTGCGCCAGCGAGTTCACCGACCGCTCCGCCTCCCTCCTTCCGTTTATGGAGAACCCCTCCGGTTTTGTGAGCAGTTTGCGGCGGGGCGAGTCCTTCCACGAGCGCAATGTCCTTTTGGGAAGGCAGCTCTCCGCGTGCAAAGCCTCTCAATACATACCGCCTGCCCAGGTCTCCCGCTGCATCAACCTCATTTTATCTGAGCGGGGCGTCATCAAGGTCTCGGCGGTGGCCCAGGCCGCCGGGTGCAGCGAGCGCTACTTAAACCGCATCTTCCAGGAGCGGGTGGGCGTATCCACAAAGCTCTTTTGTGAACTGACCCAGCTTCAGTTCTCCCTTCACACCATTGTCACCACCAAGCCAAAATCCCTGCTGAGCACAGCCATTGCCTGCGGGTACTTCGACCAAACGCACATGAACCGCTCCTACCGCAAGTTTCTGGACTGCACCGCCAGCGACATACGGTATTGGGACGGCGGCAGCGTCAATCTGCGGCGGGTGGATTCTATTCTGTAG